A DNA window from Massilia putida contains the following coding sequences:
- a CDS encoding gluconate 2-dehydrogenase subunit 3 family protein, with translation MEKLTRRTFFKAAGATAAALTAKAHALTPDDARHGHGAAPAATGASAQAAYLYFRPDEARFVEAAVARLIPLDANGPGALEAGVPNYIDRQLGGAWGAGERLYRSGPWQPGLPGQGYQLPFTPAELFRNALRAINDDVQKRRNTTFDKLPGNEQDAYLESLQTGNQSLNGVPAHTFFESLLALTIEGFFADPIYGGNKDMASWKMIGFPGAYASFYHLVDQHGVLFTRAPMSMGEDNRRMIHIQPVAAQPKAVGPNPVVADKKKGGK, from the coding sequence ATGGAGAAACTTACCCGACGCACCTTCTTCAAGGCCGCGGGCGCCACGGCCGCCGCGCTGACGGCCAAGGCCCACGCACTCACCCCCGACGACGCCCGGCACGGCCACGGCGCTGCGCCCGCCGCCACGGGCGCGTCCGCGCAGGCGGCCTATCTGTACTTCCGCCCCGACGAGGCGCGCTTCGTCGAAGCGGCCGTGGCGCGCCTGATTCCGCTCGACGCCAACGGTCCCGGCGCGCTCGAGGCCGGGGTGCCGAACTACATCGACCGGCAGCTGGGCGGCGCGTGGGGCGCGGGCGAGCGCCTGTACCGCAGCGGCCCGTGGCAACCGGGCCTGCCGGGCCAGGGCTACCAGCTGCCGTTCACGCCGGCCGAGCTGTTCCGCAATGCCCTCCGCGCCATCAACGACGACGTGCAGAAGCGCCGCAACACCACCTTCGACAAACTGCCCGGCAACGAGCAGGACGCCTACCTGGAAAGCCTGCAGACCGGCAACCAGAGCCTCAATGGCGTGCCCGCCCACACGTTCTTCGAATCGCTGCTGGCGCTGACGATCGAAGGCTTCTTCGCCGACCCGATCTACGGCGGCAACAAGGACATGGCGTCGTGGAAGATGATCGGCTTCCCCGGCGCCTACGCGAGCTTCTACCACCTCGTCGACCAGCACGGCGTCCTGTTCACGCGCGCACCCATGAGCATGGGCGAGGACAACCGGCGCATGATCCACATCCAGCCCGTGGCGGCGCAGCCCAAGGCCGTCGGCCCGAATCCCGTCGTCGCGGACAAGAAGAAAGGAGGCAAGTGA
- a CDS encoding MFS transporter, protein MPLALWALTLSAFAIGTTEFVIVGLIPTIAASLHVSVPSAGLLVSLYALGVAIGAPVLTALTGRVPRKTLLLGLMLLFTAGNLTAWMAPGYAALMAARVLTGLAHGVFFSIGSTIATSLVPKEKAASAIALMFSGLTVALVTGVPLGTFIGQRFGWQMTFLAVALLGVIAFAGIALLVPRDTAGSAPAGLLTQLSVLKKPRLLLVYAMTTLGYGGSFIAFTYLAPILEQVAGFSPTSVGLVMLVYGVSVAFGNIWGGKLADRKGPVRALQIVFALLAGVLFVLDATAANKIAVLVTVLAWGAVAFGNVPGLQVYVVRRAEIDAPRAVDVASGLNIAAFNVGIALGAWGGGLIVAHLGLMHTPWIGGLIVIGALALTMLAGWLDRRDPAPQPGHATRRERAVAMH, encoded by the coding sequence ATGCCTCTCGCCCTCTGGGCGCTCACATTGAGCGCCTTCGCCATCGGCACGACGGAATTCGTGATCGTCGGCCTGATCCCCACCATCGCCGCCAGCCTGCACGTGTCGGTGCCGTCCGCCGGCCTGCTCGTCAGCCTGTACGCGCTGGGCGTCGCCATCGGCGCGCCCGTACTGACCGCCCTCACCGGCCGCGTGCCGCGCAAGACGCTGCTGCTCGGCCTCATGCTGCTGTTCACGGCCGGTAACCTGACCGCGTGGATGGCCCCCGGTTACGCCGCGCTGATGGCCGCGCGCGTGCTCACCGGCCTCGCGCACGGCGTGTTCTTCTCGATCGGTTCGACGATCGCCACGAGCCTCGTGCCCAAGGAAAAAGCGGCCAGCGCCATCGCCCTGATGTTCAGCGGCCTGACCGTGGCGCTCGTGACGGGCGTGCCGCTCGGGACGTTCATCGGCCAGCGTTTCGGCTGGCAGATGACGTTCCTGGCCGTCGCGCTGCTCGGCGTGATCGCGTTCGCCGGCATCGCCCTGCTCGTCCCGCGCGACACCGCCGGCAGCGCGCCCGCGGGCCTGCTCACGCAACTGTCCGTGCTGAAGAAACCGCGCCTGCTGCTCGTATACGCGATGACGACCCTGGGCTATGGCGGTTCGTTCATCGCGTTCACGTATCTCGCGCCGATCCTCGAACAGGTCGCGGGCTTTTCGCCGACCAGCGTCGGCCTCGTGATGCTCGTGTACGGCGTGTCGGTCGCCTTCGGCAATATCTGGGGCGGCAAGCTGGCCGACCGCAAGGGTCCCGTGCGCGCCCTGCAGATCGTGTTCGCGCTGCTGGCCGGCGTGCTGTTCGTCCTCGACGCCACGGCCGCCAACAAGATCGCCGTCCTCGTCACCGTGCTGGCCTGGGGCGCCGTCGCCTTCGGCAACGTGCCGGGCCTGCAGGTGTACGTCGTGCGCCGCGCCGAGATCGACGCACCACGCGCCGTGGACGTGGCATCTGGCCTAAACATCGCCGCGTTCAACGTCGGCATCGCCCTCGGTGCCTGGGGCGGCGGCCTGATCGTGGCGCACCTGGGCCTGATGCACACGCCGTGGATCGGCGGCCTGATCGTCATCGGCGCCCTCGCCCTCACGATGCTGGCCGGCTGGCTGGACCGGCGCGATCCGGCGCCGCAACCCGGCCACGCGACGCGCCGCGAACGCGCCGTCGCCATGCACTGA
- a CDS encoding glutathione S-transferase, with product MVYELFYWPSIQGRGEFVRLALEEAGVHYVDVAREPGGMARMMAAMDGADHPSFAPPFLKAGDVTVGQTANILMFLGERHGLAPQDAQGKYWVNQIQLTIADIVAEAHDTHHPIATSLYYEDQRPEAKRRAADFIDTRIPKFFDWFENLLARPEPKDYLLGDAVTYADLSLFQLVAGLRYAFPKALARIDAGYPLLMALHDRVAARPRIAAYLKSKRRLAFNEEGIFRHYAELDK from the coding sequence ATGGTGTATGAACTTTTTTACTGGCCGAGCATCCAGGGCCGCGGCGAATTCGTGCGGCTGGCGCTGGAAGAGGCGGGGGTGCACTACGTGGACGTGGCGCGCGAGCCGGGCGGCATGGCGCGCATGATGGCGGCGATGGACGGCGCCGACCACCCGTCGTTCGCGCCGCCGTTCCTGAAGGCGGGCGACGTGACGGTGGGCCAGACCGCCAACATCCTGATGTTCCTGGGCGAGCGCCACGGGCTGGCGCCGCAGGATGCGCAGGGTAAATATTGGGTGAACCAGATCCAGCTGACGATCGCCGACATCGTGGCGGAGGCGCACGACACCCACCACCCGATCGCCACGTCGCTGTACTACGAGGACCAGCGCCCGGAAGCCAAGCGCCGCGCGGCCGACTTCATCGACACGCGCATTCCGAAATTCTTCGACTGGTTCGAGAACCTGCTGGCCCGGCCGGAACCGAAAGACTATCTGCTGGGCGACGCGGTCACATATGCCGACCTGTCGCTGTTCCAGCTCGTCGCCGGCCTGCGCTACGCCTTTCCCAAGGCGCTGGCCCGCATCGACGCGGGCTATCCGCTGTTGATGGCGCTGCACGACCGCGTGGCCGCGCGGCCGCGCATCGCGGCCTATCTGAAATCGAAGCGGCGGCTGGCCTTCAACGAGGAAGGGATTTTCCGCCACTACGCGGAGCTGGATAAATAG
- a CDS encoding PhzF family phenazine biosynthesis protein, producing MMTAITTKDILRIAAFSDGDAGGNPAGVWIGPALPPVDEMQRLARAVGYSETAFAAKEGAGWRVRYFSPASEVPFCGHATIALGAALAQREGDGVFALTLNAAAITVEGRREGARVAAALQSPPTWSRPAEPDLVADALLLFGYHAADLDPRIPPGLAHAGANHLVLALAGRDLLAAMRYDLDAGRALMARHGLTTIVLVWAEHARKFHTRNPFASGGVYEDPATGAGTAALAGYLRDIGWPHGGAIDVVQGEDMGMRSLLHAEIGREKSGSIRVSGTARRLSDD from the coding sequence ATGATGACAGCTATCACGACGAAGGACATCCTCCGCATCGCGGCGTTCTCGGACGGCGACGCCGGCGGCAATCCGGCCGGCGTCTGGATCGGCCCCGCGCTGCCCCCGGTCGACGAGATGCAGCGCCTGGCTCGCGCGGTGGGCTATTCCGAAACGGCGTTCGCGGCAAAGGAGGGGGCGGGTTGGCGCGTGCGCTATTTTTCGCCCGCGTCCGAAGTGCCGTTCTGCGGCCACGCGACGATCGCGCTCGGCGCGGCACTGGCGCAGCGAGAGGGCGACGGGGTGTTCGCGCTGACCCTGAACGCGGCCGCCATCACGGTCGAAGGGCGGCGTGAAGGCGCGCGCGTGGCGGCCGCGCTGCAGTCGCCGCCCACCTGGAGCCGGCCGGCCGAACCCGACCTCGTCGCGGACGCCTTGTTGTTGTTCGGTTACCACGCTGCGGACCTCGACCCGCGTATTCCGCCCGGCCTCGCGCATGCGGGCGCGAACCATCTCGTGCTGGCGCTGGCCGGCCGCGACCTGCTGGCCGCGATGCGCTACGACCTGGACGCCGGCCGCGCGCTGATGGCACGCCACGGCCTGACGACGATCGTGCTGGTGTGGGCCGAACACGCGCGCAAGTTCCACACCCGCAATCCGTTCGCCAGCGGGGGCGTCTACGAAGACCCGGCCACGGGCGCGGGGACGGCGGCGCTGGCCGGCTATCTGCGCGACATCGGCTGGCCGCACGGCGGCGCCATCGACGTCGTGCAGGGCGAGGACATGGGGATGCGGTCGTTGCTGCACGCGGAAATCGGCCGGGAAAAAAGCGGTTCGATCCGCGTCAGCGGCACGGCGCGTCGATTGTCGGACGATTAA
- a CDS encoding LysR family transcriptional regulator yields the protein MLDVGALIAFVAVIDTGSFSSAAQQLGQTPSGVSRTIARLEQQLGMTLIHRTTRRLDLTGEGAWLLERARRILAELEETESQAALARAQPAGIVRVNAATPALDHLIAPLLPDFLDAYPQVQVELASGETVVDLIEEKADVALRIGHLSDSTLNARRLGSSRIRVLAAPGYLERHGGPARVDDLARHRLIGFAAPASLNTWPLRAGSEEGVRIAPHVTATSGGTVRQLALAGAGIVSLSDFLTRADMAAGRLVPLLEDAALPWTQPVWAVFYKQGALAPRVKALVDFLAARLADRLEP from the coding sequence ATGCTGGACGTAGGGGCGTTGATCGCGTTCGTGGCCGTGATCGATACCGGCTCGTTTTCCAGTGCGGCGCAGCAGCTGGGGCAGACGCCGTCCGGCGTGTCGCGCACCATCGCGCGCCTGGAGCAGCAGCTGGGCATGACCCTCATTCACCGCACGACGCGCCGCCTCGACCTGACCGGGGAAGGCGCCTGGCTGCTGGAGCGCGCGCGCCGCATCCTCGCCGAACTGGAAGAGACCGAGAGCCAGGCCGCCCTCGCGCGCGCGCAGCCCGCGGGCATCGTGCGTGTGAACGCCGCCACGCCGGCGCTCGACCACCTGATCGCGCCGCTGTTGCCGGACTTCCTCGACGCCTATCCGCAGGTGCAGGTGGAGCTCGCGAGCGGCGAGACCGTCGTCGACCTGATCGAGGAAAAGGCCGACGTCGCGCTCCGCATCGGCCACCTGTCCGACTCCACCTTGAACGCGCGCCGCCTCGGATCGAGCCGCATCCGCGTGCTGGCCGCGCCAGGCTACCTGGAACGCCACGGCGGCCCCGCGCGCGTCGACGACCTGGCGAGACACCGCCTGATCGGCTTCGCCGCGCCGGCGTCGCTGAACACGTGGCCGCTACGGGCGGGCAGCGAAGAGGGCGTGCGCATCGCGCCGCACGTGACGGCCACCAGCGGCGGCACGGTCCGCCAGCTCGCGCTTGCGGGCGCCGGCATCGTCAGCCTGTCGGACTTCCTCACGCGCGCCGACATGGCCGCCGGCCGTCTCGTGCCGCTGCTGGAAGACGCCGCGCTGCCCTGGACCCAGCCCGTGTGGGCCGTGTTCTACAAACAGGGCGCGCTGGCGCCGCGCGTGAAGGCGCTGGTCGATTTTCTCGCCGCGCGCCTGGCAGACAGGCTGGAGCCCTGA
- a CDS encoding DUF4124 domain-containing protein: MKRPVRLLSIIAAAVLAAPAMAGEIVKCVDSNGHVTLTDQPCASGSAAVPVARDTPPQRHVLPAAELPRVAWKKPNLAAPAKLARDIATLKEARRMLMLQDARPRLAGLN, encoded by the coding sequence ATGAAGCGCCCAGTTAGACTGCTGAGCATTATTGCCGCCGCGGTTCTGGCGGCGCCGGCAATGGCCGGCGAGATCGTCAAATGTGTGGACAGCAACGGTCACGTCACCTTGACGGACCAGCCTTGCGCGTCCGGTTCCGCCGCCGTGCCGGTGGCGCGCGACACGCCGCCCCAGCGCCACGTGCTGCCCGCGGCGGAGCTGCCCCGCGTGGCGTGGAAGAAGCCGAACCTCGCGGCGCCCGCGAAGCTGGCGCGCGACATCGCCACCTTGAAGGAAGCGCGGCGCATGCTGATGCTGCAGGATGCGCGGCCACGCCTGGCCGGGTTGAATTAG
- the dkgB gene encoding 2,5-didehydrogluconate reductase DkgB — translation MHTTIPQLGLGTFRLQGQQAIDAVATGLALGYRHVDTAQIYGNEAEVGQALAASGVARGDVFVTTKIWTENLAASRLRASLEESLARLRTDYVDLTLIHWPSPGGAVPVAESMEALLAAREAGLTRAVGVSNFPIARLADAIAAVGAQNIATNQVELHPFLQNRALDAFMADAGIHLTAYMPLAYGKVLDDATIRRIAGAHRATPAQVALAWALAKGHAVIPSSTRRANLDSNLGARDLILSGRDIAAIDALDRGERLVSPDFAPTWD, via the coding sequence ATGCACACCACCATCCCGCAGCTGGGCCTCGGCACCTTCCGACTGCAAGGGCAACAGGCCATCGACGCCGTCGCCACCGGCCTGGCACTGGGTTACCGCCACGTCGACACCGCGCAGATCTACGGCAACGAGGCCGAGGTCGGCCAGGCGCTCGCGGCATCCGGCGTGGCACGCGGCGACGTCTTCGTCACCACCAAGATCTGGACGGAGAACCTGGCAGCAAGCCGCCTGCGCGCCAGCCTCGAAGAAAGCCTGGCCAGGCTGCGCACCGACTACGTCGACCTGACGCTGATCCACTGGCCGTCGCCGGGCGGCGCGGTCCCCGTCGCGGAATCGATGGAAGCACTGCTCGCGGCGCGCGAGGCGGGCCTGACGCGTGCCGTCGGCGTGTCGAACTTCCCCATCGCGCGGCTGGCCGACGCCATCGCCGCCGTCGGCGCGCAGAATATCGCGACGAACCAGGTCGAGCTGCACCCGTTCCTGCAGAACCGCGCATTGGACGCGTTCATGGCCGATGCGGGCATTCACCTCACCGCGTACATGCCGCTCGCCTACGGGAAGGTGCTGGACGACGCGACGATCCGCCGCATCGCAGGCGCACACCGGGCGACGCCGGCCCAGGTGGCGCTGGCGTGGGCGCTGGCGAAGGGCCATGCGGTGATCCCGTCGTCGACGCGGCGCGCGAACCTGGACAGCAATCTGGGCGCGCGCGACCTGATCCTGTCCGGCCGGGACATCGCCGCCATCGACGCGCTGGACCGGGGCGAGCGGCTCGTCAGCCCGGACTTCGCGCCAACGTGGGACTGA
- a CDS encoding putative bifunctional diguanylate cyclase/phosphodiesterase, which translates to MQFTSSGRWKLPGLAQFALDLTFRTFAYYLIPITIGVVSIVALLCWDSQYVSGSSDARDIRVVRETDPLSPAAANARLRTAIPVSYFDTQLSEAPVWFRFSTHPRAPGSISGDVIEFPSRHAVDIACWDASTLQSLGTATREAGTPYLYAAKAGFALQPAELPREILCRGRFAGPARVNVVQWPETQFDLSIEGYHRKSGLLDGGMIVLSLFVLITALINRQPLYVLFSGWLILNLRIAGLSAGWDTQWLGMTVPPQWMLLGRSLTIALYGVSTLTLYQALFREELVKTRWAIPLRITQWACIPLLVGAVTLPYGRFLPMLWVIMAFGFSLMTLGLLTIILRSRNRVAGWFAASFALTYVASLAEVVSAALGMHQVLNVINSVTAALASSLLAALAVAEQMRMETQKRREAQEKLEHAYEAMPVGLFTLDMYGNIVSANPAMRKMLGMTEIVPGRTAWKQFFADSLWTELLEQVHVRSEAEMQIVSRDGAQRFMVSATLARGRVEAVLQDVTEQYRATEQLRFMANNDPLTKVYNRRGIEKVFDGAAQLLNAGKPLALAYIDLDRFKLINDLFGHAAGDEVLKQVCERMELTLAGGQKIGRVGGDEFVIVMPETAIPLASLICRGIVDRIGGTPYRVGDKAFHVRGSVGLIEVSPGMPMKDAVSTADRACREAKGGHMDGLVVYERGSNAFQERANELNLVARLSGPDATEGMFLEMQPIMSLSAPYESLNFEVLLRMREADGRVSPAGPLIAAAEKSGRAGVIDRWVLSTTLSWIENHLESLVNTRFVCMNLSGASLNDERFVQDTLDILSRYTHVASRLCIEITESVALHDLDNTRRFIDQVRNFGVKVALDDFGAGYTSFSYLKELPADVLKIDGNFIVNINAHPANVAIVEAIVNLAANLGMRTIAEWAEDAATIRTLAEIGVDYVQGYAVARSQPPEKLLAASSSASFIQGEDVLKLVRTLGGSANEPELLGFASFDDHLL; encoded by the coding sequence ATGCAATTCACATCATCCGGCCGCTGGAAACTGCCGGGCCTGGCGCAGTTCGCGTTGGACCTGACGTTCCGGACGTTCGCTTATTACCTGATTCCGATCACGATCGGCGTCGTTTCCATCGTGGCCCTGTTGTGCTGGGACAGCCAGTACGTGTCGGGCAGCAGCGATGCGCGCGATATCCGCGTCGTGCGCGAAACGGATCCCCTGAGCCCGGCCGCGGCCAATGCCCGCCTGCGCACCGCCATCCCGGTATCGTACTTCGACACGCAACTGTCGGAAGCGCCGGTGTGGTTCCGTTTCAGCACCCACCCGCGCGCGCCCGGCAGCATCTCCGGCGACGTCATTGAATTCCCGTCGCGCCACGCGGTCGATATCGCCTGCTGGGACGCGAGCACCTTGCAGTCGCTCGGCACGGCCACGCGCGAGGCGGGCACGCCCTATCTGTACGCGGCGAAGGCCGGCTTTGCCCTGCAACCGGCCGAGCTGCCGCGCGAGATCCTGTGCCGCGGCCGCTTCGCCGGCCCTGCGCGCGTGAACGTCGTGCAATGGCCGGAGACGCAGTTCGACCTGTCCATCGAAGGCTACCACCGCAAGTCGGGCCTGCTCGACGGCGGCATGATCGTGCTGTCGCTGTTCGTCCTGATCACGGCGCTCATCAACCGCCAGCCGCTGTACGTGCTGTTCTCCGGCTGGCTGATCCTGAATCTGCGCATCGCCGGGCTGTCCGCCGGCTGGGACACCCAATGGCTCGGCATGACCGTGCCGCCGCAATGGATGTTGCTGGGCCGCTCGCTGACGATCGCGCTGTACGGCGTGTCCACGCTGACGCTGTACCAGGCCTTGTTCCGCGAAGAGCTCGTCAAGACGCGCTGGGCGATCCCGCTGCGCATCACGCAATGGGCGTGCATCCCGCTGCTCGTCGGCGCGGTGACCCTGCCGTACGGGAGGTTCCTGCCGATGCTGTGGGTGATCATGGCCTTCGGCTTCTCGCTGATGACCCTGGGCCTGCTGACGATCATCCTGCGCTCGCGCAACCGCGTGGCCGGCTGGTTCGCGGCCTCGTTCGCGCTGACCTATGTCGCGTCGCTGGCGGAGGTCGTGTCGGCGGCGCTCGGCATGCACCAGGTGCTGAACGTGATCAACAGCGTCACGGCGGCCCTCGCATCGAGCCTGCTGGCCGCGCTGGCCGTGGCCGAGCAGATGCGCATGGAAACGCAGAAGCGCAGGGAGGCCCAGGAAAAGCTGGAGCATGCGTACGAGGCGATGCCCGTCGGCCTGTTCACGCTCGACATGTACGGCAACATCGTGAGCGCCAACCCGGCCATGCGCAAGATGCTGGGCATGACCGAGATCGTCCCCGGCCGCACGGCGTGGAAGCAGTTCTTCGCCGACAGCCTGTGGACGGAATTGCTGGAACAGGTGCACGTGCGCAGCGAGGCCGAGATGCAGATCGTCAGCCGCGACGGCGCCCAGCGCTTCATGGTCAGCGCCACGCTCGCGCGCGGCCGCGTGGAGGCCGTGCTGCAGGACGTCACCGAACAATACCGGGCCACGGAGCAGCTGCGCTTCATGGCCAACAACGACCCGCTGACGAAGGTCTACAACCGGCGCGGCATCGAAAAAGTCTTCGACGGCGCCGCGCAGTTACTCAACGCGGGCAAGCCGCTGGCGCTGGCCTACATCGACCTCGACCGCTTCAAGCTGATCAACGACCTGTTCGGCCACGCGGCCGGCGACGAAGTCCTGAAGCAGGTGTGCGAGCGCATGGAACTGACCCTGGCCGGCGGCCAGAAGATCGGGCGCGTGGGCGGCGACGAATTCGTGATCGTCATGCCCGAGACCGCGATCCCGCTGGCGTCGCTGATCTGCCGCGGCATCGTCGACCGCATCGGCGGCACGCCGTACCGCGTGGGCGACAAGGCGTTCCACGTGCGCGGGTCCGTCGGCCTGATCGAGGTGTCGCCGGGCATGCCGATGAAGGATGCCGTGTCGACCGCGGACCGCGCCTGCCGCGAAGCGAAGGGCGGCCACATGGACGGTCTCGTCGTGTACGAGCGCGGCTCGAACGCGTTCCAGGAGCGCGCCAACGAGCTGAATCTCGTCGCGCGCCTGTCCGGCCCGGACGCCACCGAGGGCATGTTCCTCGAGATGCAGCCGATCATGTCGCTCTCCGCGCCGTATGAATCGCTGAACTTCGAAGTGCTGCTGCGCATGCGCGAGGCGGATGGCCGCGTGTCCCCGGCCGGCCCGCTGATCGCCGCCGCCGAGAAGAGCGGACGCGCGGGCGTGATCGACCGCTGGGTGCTGTCGACCACGCTGTCGTGGATCGAGAACCACCTCGAGTCCCTCGTCAACACGCGCTTCGTGTGCATGAATCTGTCCGGCGCGTCGCTCAACGACGAGCGCTTCGTGCAGGACACGCTCGACATCCTGTCGCGCTACACGCACGTGGCGAGCCGCCTGTGCATCGAGATCACGGAAAGCGTGGCGCTGCACGACCTGGACAACACGCGCCGCTTCATCGACCAGGTGCGCAACTTCGGCGTGAAGGTGGCGCTGGACGACTTCGGCGCGGGCTATACGTCGTTCTCGTACCTGAAGGAATTGCCGGCGGACGTGCTCAAGATCGACGGCAACTTCATCGTCAACATCAACGCCCACCCGGCCAACGTCGCGATCGTGGAAGCGATCGTCAACCTGGCCGCCAACCTGGGCATGCGCACGATCGCCGAGTGGGCCGAGGATGCGGCCACGATCCGTACGCTGGCCGAGATCGGCGTCGATTACGTGCAGGGCTATGCCGTGGCGCGCTCGCAGCCGCCGGAAAAACTGCTGGCCGCGAGTTCATCGGCGAGCTTCATCCAGGGCGAGGACGTGCTGAAGCTCGTGCGCACGCTGGGCGGGTCGGCCAACGAGCCGGAGCTGCTCGGGTTCGCGTCGTTCGACGATCACCTGCTGTAG
- a CDS encoding GMC family oxidoreductase, giving the protein MATRLKEVDAVLVGVGLVGTMLGRELTKAGLKVVGLERGNAQFTVPDFQGPHMHDELRYSVRKAFMQDNTKEAMTFRNNVNQVALPIRRWESFLPGTGLGGAAVHWNGQTYRFQDDEFKIRSHTEQRYGKGFIDPELTVQDWGVTAADLEPYYDRFEYLLGTSGQAGNVKGQKIAGGNPFEDPRSRPYPTPPMKEPYGAAIFRKAAASLGYHPFPQPSSNLSQPYTNPEGLTLQACMFCGYCERYGCEHYAKSSPQTILLPVLLKDKNFTLRTQSQVLRINLAQDKKTATGVTYVDAAGHEFEQPAKLVILCSFALNNVRMMLLSGIGQPYDPKTGQGVVGRNYAYQTMSAVQVFFDESVNINPFMRSGANGTLIADFVGDNFDHGPHKFIGGAYFGELMTNGRPIEFHPTPPGTPAWGARWKEAVVRHYNHTSVLNVHGSSMASRNNYLDLDPTYKDAWDQPLLRITFDFPANDLRMSAYVTDKALAVGKAMGGRQVVGAGRKGPYTVTQYQTTHNTGGTVMGLDRKTSVVNRYLQSWDVPNLFVIGASNFPQNATYNPTDTVGALAYMAAEAIVNRYLKAPGQALVQA; this is encoded by the coding sequence ATGGCCACACGCCTCAAGGAAGTGGATGCGGTGCTGGTCGGCGTGGGCCTCGTCGGCACGATGCTCGGACGCGAGCTGACGAAGGCGGGCCTCAAGGTCGTCGGCCTGGAACGCGGCAACGCGCAGTTCACGGTGCCCGATTTCCAGGGGCCGCACATGCACGACGAACTGCGCTACTCGGTGCGCAAGGCCTTCATGCAGGACAACACGAAGGAGGCCATGACCTTCCGTAACAACGTGAACCAGGTCGCGCTGCCGATCCGGCGCTGGGAAAGCTTCCTGCCCGGCACGGGCCTGGGCGGCGCGGCCGTGCACTGGAACGGCCAGACCTACCGCTTCCAGGACGATGAATTCAAGATACGCAGCCACACGGAGCAGCGCTACGGCAAGGGCTTCATCGACCCGGAACTGACGGTGCAGGACTGGGGCGTGACGGCGGCCGACCTGGAACCGTATTACGACCGCTTCGAATACCTGCTGGGCACGAGCGGCCAGGCCGGCAACGTCAAGGGCCAGAAGATCGCGGGCGGCAATCCGTTCGAGGACCCGCGCTCGCGCCCGTACCCCACGCCCCCGATGAAGGAACCGTACGGCGCCGCCATCTTCCGCAAGGCCGCGGCAAGCCTGGGCTACCACCCGTTCCCGCAGCCGTCGTCGAATCTCAGCCAGCCATACACGAACCCGGAGGGCCTGACCCTGCAGGCCTGCATGTTCTGCGGCTATTGCGAGCGCTACGGCTGCGAGCACTACGCGAAATCGTCGCCGCAGACGATCCTGCTGCCGGTCCTCCTCAAGGACAAGAACTTCACCTTGCGCACGCAGTCCCAGGTGTTGCGCATCAATCTGGCCCAGGACAAGAAGACGGCGACGGGCGTCACCTACGTCGACGCGGCGGGGCACGAATTCGAGCAGCCGGCCAAGCTCGTCATCCTGTGCTCGTTCGCATTGAACAACGTGCGCATGATGCTGCTGTCCGGCATCGGCCAGCCCTACGATCCCAAGACGGGGCAGGGCGTCGTGGGGCGCAATTACGCGTACCAGACGATGAGCGCCGTGCAGGTGTTCTTCGACGAATCCGTCAACATCAACCCGTTCATGCGCTCGGGCGCGAACGGCACGCTGATCGCGGACTTCGTCGGCGACAACTTCGACCACGGCCCGCACAAATTCATCGGCGGCGCCTATTTCGGCGAACTGATGACGAACGGCCGTCCCATCGAATTCCACCCGACGCCGCCCGGCACGCCGGCGTGGGGCGCCAGGTGGAAAGAGGCCGTCGTCCGCCACTACAACCACACGTCCGTGCTGAACGTGCACGGCAGTTCGATGGCCAGCCGCAACAACTACCTCGACCTCGACCCCACGTACAAGGATGCGTGGGACCAGCCGCTCCTGCGCATCACGTTCGACTTTCCCGCGAACGACCTGCGCATGTCGGCCTACGTCACGGACAAGGCGCTCGCGGTCGGCAAGGCGATGGGCGGACGCCAGGTCGTCGGCGCCGGGCGCAAGGGACCGTACACCGTGACGCAATACCAGACGACGCACAACACGGGCGGCACCGTGATGGGCCTCGACCGCAAGACGAGCGTCGTCAACCGCTACCTGCAAAGCTGGGACGTGCCGAACCT